The following are from one region of the Myotis daubentonii chromosome 2, mMyoDau2.1, whole genome shotgun sequence genome:
- the LOC132226018 gene encoding dual specificity protein kinase CLK3-like, giving the protein MHHCQRYRSPEPDPYLSYRWQRRRPYSREHEGTLRYPSPWEPAPWRSRSRSHDRLPYQRRYLERRDSATFRCQERSPSFGEGYYGSSRSHHRPRSRDREPCRTRIYAHHCHCHRPRPRSGSSSASSRSQQSSTCSSLSVQDDKEGHLLCRVGDWLHERYEIVGDLGKGTFGKVVECLDHARGRSQVALKVIRNVDRYRKAARLEINVLQKIKEKDKENQSLCVFMYDWFNFHGHMCIAFELLGKDTFEFLKENHFQPYPLPHVRHMAYQLCHALRFLHQNRLTHTDLKPENILFVNSEFETLYNEHTGSEEKSVKDTSIRVADFGSATFDQGHHTAIVTTHYYRPPEVILELGWAQPCDVWSIGCILFEYYRGLPLFQTHQDPEHLVMMEKILGPIPSHMIHRTGKQKYFCQGALVWDENSSDGQYVMENYKPLKTYMLQDSLEHVQLFDLMRRMLEFDPARRITLAEALLHPFFAGLTPGERTFRTSHNPSR; this is encoded by the coding sequence ATGCATCACTGTCAGCGATACCGCTCCCCTGAGCCAGACCCGTACCTGAGCTACCGATGGCAGAGAAGGAGGCCTTACAGTCGGGAGCACGAAGGGACACTGCGCTACCCATCTCCATGGGAGCCTGCACCCTGGAGATCTCGGTCCAGAAGCCATGACCGCTTACCCTACCAGAGGCGGTACCTGGAGCGCCGTGACAGCGCCACGTTCCGATGTCAGGAGCGGAGCCCATCATTTGGAGAGGGCTACTATGGATCTTCACGTTCCCATCACCGACCACGGTCCCGGGATAGAGAGCCGTGCCGGACTCGCATATATGCCCACCATTGCCATTGCCACAGACCCCGCCCCAGGTCTGGTAGCAGCAGTGCCTCCTCGAGAAGCCAACAGAGCAGTACGTGCAGCAGCCTGAGCGTGCAAGATGACAAGGAGGGCCACCTGTTGTGCCGGGTGGGCGATTGGCTCCATGAGCGATATGAGATTGTGGGGGACCTGGGCAAAGGCACCTTTGGCAAGGTGGTGGAGTGCTTGGACCATGCCAGAGGGAGGTCTCAGGTTGCCCTGAAGGTCATTCGCAACGTGGACAGGTACCGGAAGGCTGCCCGACTGGAAATCAACGTTCTccaaaaaatcaaggaaaaggaCAAAGAGAACCAGTCCTTGTGCGTCTTCATGTACGACTGGTTTAACTTCCACGGTCACATGTGCATCGCCTTTGAGCTCCTGGGCAAGGACACCTTTGAGTTCCTGAAGGAGAACCATTTCCAGCCTTACCCCCTACCACATGTCCGGCACATGGCCTACCAGCTCTGCCACGCCCTGAGATTTCTACATCAGAACCGGCTGACCCACACAGACTTGAAGCCAGAGAACATCCTGTTTGTCAATTCTGAGTTTGAAACGCTCTACAATGAGCACACGGGCTCTGAGGAAAAGTCAGTGAAGGACACCAGCATCCGAGTTGCTGACTTCGGCAGTGCGACCTTTGACCAGGGGCATCACACAGCCATTGTGACCACTCATTATTACCGCCCACCTGAGGTGATCCTAGAGCTGGGCTGGGCACAGCCCTGTGACGTCTGGAGCATTGGCTGCATTCTCTTCGAGTACTACCGGGGCTTGCCACTTTTCCAGACCCACCAAGACCCAGAGCATTTGGTGATGATGGAGAAGATCCTAGGGCCCATCCCATCACACATGATCCACCGGACCGGCAAGCAGAAATATTTTTGCCAAGGGGCCCTGGTTTGGGATGAGAACAGCTCTGATGGCCAGTATGTGATGGAGAACTACAAACCTCTGAAGACTTACATGCTCCAAGACTCCCTGGAGCACGTGCAGCTGTTTGACCTCATGAGGAGGATGTTAGAGTTTGACCCTGCCCGGCGCATCACACTGGCAGAGGCCCTGCTGCACCCCTTCTTTGCTGGCCTCACCCCTGGGGAGCGGACCTTCCGCACCAGCCACAACCCCAGCAGATGA